AGTTAGACACAGAAGAGCTTATGAATCAATTACAACCTGGTCAAACACTTGAAATTTCAGAAGCATACATTGGGCTGTATCAAAAACTACCCGCCCGAGTGATTATTCATCGACTAACTGAGGTACAAACAGAGAAAAGATTGAAAGAACAAGCAAAAAAAGAAAAGAAGAAGGGCATTACCTATAGAGACCGAAGCAAACGATTAAGTGGAATGAACGTATATATTACAAATCTTTCTTTAGAAGCCGTTCCAACGGAACATATTCATGAACTGTATTCGTTACTTGGCAGATTGAAATTCTATATAAAACATGGAAATCTTTTTTTTCAAACTGACAAGTGCAAAGAGATTAAGAGGGAACGCTAAGAGTGTCTTCGCTTGTTATACGAGATCGTAATGTCCCAACCAGCCTAATCATGCGTTAACAAGTAGAGGGCGAACAGTTTAGTTGTCGGGATCAAGTTCCACGGGTGCTTCCGTTCTACCCCAGCTACTATCAATCTATAAATTGAATAAAAAATAGTCAACCAGATTTCTCCGGTTGACCTTATAATACGAACGAAGCAGATTATTGAAAGAAGAAATTTGTTACAAACTACGAAAAGCCCAGAGAATAGGTGATCCTTTTCCCTTTCAACCGTTCAGAAATGGACGGTTATTTTTATACTTAAAATGATTACTAGGTATGATTTACTAACCTGTTTTCTGTTTAAAAAATTTTAAAAAAATAGTTGGTGAAAAGAATTTCTTATCGATTTAACCTTTGGGTAAGGAGATAATCATATTTACTAAGAAAAGACAATTGAGCTAAAAAGTCAATATATGATATGGAGAAAGTTATATGAATCAAGAAAAAGTGATAGAGTTAGAACAGAAAATAAACAATGATTATAGTAATATTGCAGGCATGGTTGTACTAAAAGATGGTAAAACACTTTATGAAAATTATTTCAATGAATGCACTTCTTCTAGCCGAATCCATGTTTATTCAGTATCAAAAAGTATTATTTCCATATTGTTTGGGATTGCCTTAGACAAGGGGTACATCAAGAGTATCAATCAGAAAGTATTGGATTTTTTTCCAGATTACAAGACAAAAAGAGGAGAGAAAACTATACAAAATATTACAATTAAGGATATGCTGACAATGACAGCTCCGTATAAATATAAAGTTGCACCATACACTTACATTAAGTATTTTATGAGTGATGACTGGGTAAAATTTACACTTAATTTATTGGGAGGTAAAGGGCAAATCGGGAAATTTAGGTATACTCCTCTCGTAGGTCCAGATATTTTGTCAGGCATTCTTGTAAAAGTAACGGGAAAATCTGTGTTTGAT
This genomic stretch from Lysinibacillus pakistanensis harbors:
- a CDS encoding serine hydrolase domain-containing protein produces the protein MNQEKVIELEQKINNDYSNIAGMVVLKDGKTLYENYFNECTSSSRIHVYSVSKSIISILFGIALDKGYIKSINQKVLDFFPDYKTKRGEKTIQNITIKDMLTMTAPYKYKVAPYTYIKYFMSDDWVKFTLNLLGGKGQIGKFRYTPLVGPDILSGILVKVTGKSVFDFATESVFSPLGITLESNVIFHSVKEQREFNKSKSISGWVADPNGVNTAGWGLTLSPRDMAKIGQLYLDGGIWNGKQIVSSQWIDESTKEHSRWEKLNLSYGYLWWIIDDKEQAYAAMGDGGNVIYINKKRNMVVSITSHFKSNAKDRIELIKEYIERIF